From Ignavibacterium sp.:
TGAACAAGTTTATATGCTTCCTCACGCGTTAACCCTTTTTCAACTAATTTCAACAAAATTGTCTGAGAAAATATTAAACCTCTGGTAAGATTGAGATTTCTTTTCATATGTTCGGGATAAATAATAAGATTTGAAATTAGTTTGATTGAAAGGTCAAGCATATAGTGAAGTATTATGCAACTATCCGGAACAATAACTCTTTCAACTGAAGAATGTGAAATATCTCTTTCGTGCCATAGAGCTACATTTTCCATCGCAGCGAGTGAATTACTTCTTAGTAATCTTGCAAGTCCGGTTATTCTTTCACTCACAATCGGATTGCGTTTATGTGGCATTGCTGAAGAACCTTTCTGACCTTTGGAAAAATATTCTTCGGCTTCTAAAACTTCTGTCCTCTGTAAGTGTCTTATCTCGATAGCAATTTTTTCTAATGTTGTTCCGATTATCGCAAGTGTAGTGAGAAATTCAGCGTGTCTGTCTCTCTGAATCACCTGAGTTGAAACCGGTGCAGGTTTCAATCCGAGTTTTTCACAAACATACTCTTCAACTTTTGGGGAAAGATGCTCAAAAGTTCCAACCGCACCGGAAATTTGTCCAACACTTATTGTTTCGATCGCATTACTTAGTCTTGAAATATTTCGTTTAGTTTCTTCAAACCACAACGCAAATTTTAATCCCATAGTTGTTGGCTCTGCATGAACACCGTGTGACCTTCCTATACAAACAGTGTTTTTATGTTCAATTGCTCTTTTCTTTAAAGCATCCTTTAGTGAGTGAAGCTGATTTAAGAGTAATTCACCCGCAATTTTCATCTGGTAAGACAGTGTAGTATCAAGAATATCAGAAGATGTCATACCATAATGAATATGTCTGGATTCAGGTCCGACATACTCTGCAACATTGGTGAGAAAAGCTATCACATCGTGCTTTGTAGTTTCTTCAATTTCCAAAACTCGTTTAATATCATAATTTGCTTTTGACTTTATTACTTCAACATCAGCAAAAGGAATTTCTCCAAGAACAGCCCTGGCTTCACAAGCAAGTATTTCAATTTTAAGCCAGGTGTCATACTTAAATTTATCATCCCAGATTTTACCCATTTCGGTTAAAGTATATCGTTGAATCATTTTCTCACCAGTTTCATTCTTTTGGTTAGTTCGTTGTTATCTCTTAAAATTTTAAGTGTAATAGTTTGTCCAACGCGGAATTCCTGAAAAACTCCAAAGATTGTTTTTTCATTATTTATTTTATAACCTTCTACTTCAAGAATTATATCACCGGTTTTTATTCCTGCCTCGTCAGCAGGTGAATTAGGCACCACACGTGTTACGATTACGCCTTTTGTGCTTTTCAAATCATAATATCTTGCTATGCCTTCATCAATAGACTGAATGCTCATTCCAATCTGGAAGTCTCTATCGATTAAACCTTTTTCTTTCAATTCAGTTACGATTCTTTTCACTTTATTAATCGGAATTGCAAAACCAAGTCCAATATTCCCTTGCACACCACCGGCAGTGAATATGAGTGTATTCATACCAATAACTTCACCAAGACTATTAACTAAAGGTCCACCACTATTTCCACCATTGATTGCAGCATCGGTCTGAAGCATATTGATATAATAACGGTTGTTGATTGGTTCAAGATTCATTCCTGTGGCACTGATTACTCCAACAGTTACAGTTGGTTTATCATTGAGCTCGAACAAACCAAACGGATTACCCAAAGCAATTACCCATTCACCAATTATTACATCATCTGAGTTACCTAATTCAAGATAAGGAAGATTATTCCCGTCAATTTTTAATAAGCATATATCAGAAGTTGGATCAGTTCCAACGATTTCTGCTTTGTAAT
This genomic window contains:
- a CDS encoding trypsin-like peptidase domain-containing protein, with translation MISKKTYFLTVIGFLILLTSSFLYLNSKQQFPVNLISPNYNTSLSSLKNNIQDEINNSRRNIITQTVEKVSPAVVGINVIEIRQYRDPFSYFFDDPFFRQFFGDRGNYRQRVQGLGSGYIISPDGYIVTNDHVAGNASEITVTLTDGSHYKAEIVGTDPTSDICLLKIDGNNLPYLELGNSDDVIIGEWVIALGNPFGLFELNDKPTVTVGVISATGMNLEPINNRYYINMLQTDAAINGGNSGGPLVNSLGEVIGMNTLIFTAGGVQGNIGLGFAIPINKVKRIVTELKEKGLIDRDFQIGMSIQSIDEGIARYYDLKSTKGVIVTRVVPNSPADEAGIKTGDIILEVEGYKINNEKTIFGVFQEFRVGQTITLKILRDNNELTKRMKLVRK
- the purB gene encoding adenylosuccinate lyase; translation: MIQRYTLTEMGKIWDDKFKYDTWLKIEILACEARAVLGEIPFADVEVIKSKANYDIKRVLEIEETTKHDVIAFLTNVAEYVGPESRHIHYGMTSSDILDTTLSYQMKIAGELLLNQLHSLKDALKKRAIEHKNTVCIGRSHGVHAEPTTMGLKFALWFEETKRNISRLSNAIETISVGQISGAVGTFEHLSPKVEEYVCEKLGLKPAPVSTQVIQRDRHAEFLTTLAIIGTTLEKIAIEIRHLQRTEVLEAEEYFSKGQKGSSAMPHKRNPIVSERITGLARLLRSNSLAAMENVALWHERDISHSSVERVIVPDSCIILHYMLDLSIKLISNLIIYPEHMKRNLNLTRGLIFSQTILLKLVEKGLTREEAYKLVQENAMKVWEDESKNLKDELLNSESVLKYLTKNEIEETFDYQKMLKNVDYIFNRTILKDE